Proteins encoded in a region of the Uloborus diversus isolate 005 chromosome 1, Udiv.v.3.1, whole genome shotgun sequence genome:
- the LOC129220701 gene encoding uncharacterized protein LOC129220701 gives MYGNIWYNKRTIPRHEMSQAVKCRWEQQYPKASTIVKSDFSMDDVLTGAADLETAKDLKGEIIELLGSCGMHLHKWCGNHPELIDTSSDADCYDFDKLSDTKTLGLLWKSQNDVFAFNLSCEDQPKVTKRTVLSKIARIFDPLGLLGPIVTKAKIILQRLWKLKVDWDESLPKKETEEWLRFIHALKKISNVCVDRYVLTETPVVKTIVGFTDASESAYGACVYMVSSNARNSSCSKLLCSKIRVAPIKTVTVPRLELCAAVLLAKLMTKYNSASVASKITM, from the exons ATGTACGGTAACATATGGTACAACAAGCGCACCATACCTCGCCATGAGATGTCTCAAGCAGTTAAGTGTAGATGGGAACAGCAGTATCCAAAGGCTTCAACCATTGTGAAGTCAGACTTCTCTATGGACGATGTTCTGACCGGAGCGGCGGATTTAGAGACTGCGAAGGATCTTAAAGGGGAAATTATAGAACTGTTAGGAAGTTGCGGAATGCATCTTCACAAGTGGTGCGGCAATCATCCAGAGTTGATTGATACATCATCAGATGCAGATTGCTACGATTTTGATAAGCTGAGTGACACGAAAACTTTAGGACTGTTATGGAAATCAcagaatgatgtttttgcttttaatttatccTGCGAAGATCAGCCTAAAGTTACGAAAAGAACTGTCTTATCTAAAATTGCGAGGATATTCGATCCATTGGGGTTGCTTGGCCCCATAGTAACAAAAGCTAAAATTATTCTTCAGCGTTTATGGAAGTTAAAAGTAGACTGGGATGAATCTCTACctaaaaaagaaactgaagaatGGCTTCGGTTTATTCATGCTCTGAAGAAAATTAGTAACGTTTGCGTCGACAGATATGTTCTGACTGAAACTCCAGTTGTCAAGACAATTGTCGGCTTTACCGATGCTTCAGAAAGTGCATATGGAGCGTGCGTGTATATGGTTTCGTCCAATGCAAGAAACTCATCCTGCTCCAAATTACTCTGCAGCAAAATCAGAGTTGCTCCAATTAAAACCGTTACAGTTCCACGGCTGGAATTGTGTGCAGCAGTGCTATTAGCGAAGTTGATGACAAAG TACAATAGTGCTAGCGTGGCTTCAAAGATCACCATGTGA